The DNA window TATCTTGCGCCTTAGCTTTAATACTTTTCAAACTCATTGTTTAACTATAGCATAACCACCTCTAGGTACTGGCAAAATTTACCTTATGGACCCTCCATTTCCGGTGAAAAAATAGAAACAGCGTATGGTACCTTTTTGACCTAATATAAATCATCTAAACACAAATGACGTGTTACTCACTGCTTTAGGAAATAATTCTTTCAGTATGGATTCTATATAGTATTgcctttattaacataacttttacacatttaaagaaacaacAACAGCTTTTGTcatcagtcaccgtgaccatgcacgctgtaaagctcgcgaaacgtcggataaatttaaaattatgtttaaataattataagtttacaataatacattatttcaatccgttaaaaaagtgatatctttaaataagtatggcatatgttttattgatttcagcattaaataaaacatgttctGCAGTTCGAGACGAGGGATATGAAGCGAAGAGCTATGTTGTTGACTTGGCTGATCGCGGTGCTGTTTATAAATCTGCCCAGAAAGTAAAGAGAGAGGTGAGCATTCGATTATCCATGTGAAGGTTATTAAGTTGATTCATAAAAGGCttgcaacgtactcgcgagccctctggtttgtcagtgtccatgggcggcctCCTACTTGTGTTCCCCGTTCCTTAAAAAAGAATGCGTAAATACTTTAGTGTCAGATGAaccataaaattatgttttaattaccaTACTAATTAATGATTTCACTTCGTTATCTCGTGAATTGTAATAAGCCTTCGCCACTTGATACGTATTAATTAGATTACAGATTGTAATATGATACAATTAACACTAGCACTagtatgtcatgtttgcctataagtaacgttggtaatattttatcgataaagaagaaaataacaCGAAGGTCATTGTAATTATAAGGATATAGgcaaattgaatataataaaaatgaattatttacgATTATATGCAAACAACTGAACTACTGGTGTACATATATCCATCCATGTTTATGGCCTTACAAAGTTgaagaaataacaaatataagttACCCTTGATATGTATtgaaacaaacaatataatttacgtaACCAAAAGGTATAAAACAGAAAGGTAATTCCAGGTGTAAggcatactttttttaaacgtaTAGGAATTGTAGAATATAGAGCTTACATTTCTAAatgattgtataaaaataatatttccaaaTACACAATGCTAAGCTTTATAGCTAAACGCCTAGAATAGCATAAGcagtatacatatttatcgCTTTTCACAGGTGGGTAAAgttgatgttttaataaataatgctgGCGTTGTCTTCGGAGAAACACTTTTAGAGCTGAATGACACGGCGATAGAACGAACATATAAAGTGAACATTCTTTCACATTATTGGGTAAGTTTAAAAACATCGCTTATCATGAATGAAGGAAATGAAATTGTAGGCGActtgaaataaaatgcaaaatatcatttataaatagaaatgcaGTCGTGAAACAAGattacaattacattattacaacGCAGTGAAACATttcttagcaaataaaattattaactgaACACGCAATCTTAAAAgagttaaagaaattttaaattaaaaatacaacaattatttcattattttcatacgTATATAGTCGCTTAATATTTCACCTACCCTCGGTTTTTGAGTTCAAAAAcgacataataataatgcattaACTTTGGCCATGGCCCATCAATCctaaaaattttttgtttttttttttatttggaccacaaaattaggacaaacacattaacatacatacgaaaatataaaaagcagtTTCGTCCCTAAAACATGTGGACACGACCAGCAACTGTTACAACATACTAAGGCTAAACAGTCATAAAAATCAGgacatttatttcagactGTGAAAGCTTTTCTCCCAGACATGATAGAAAATGGAAAGGGTCATATAGTGACAGTTGGCTCAGTGGCTGGCCTTCTTGGAACTTACCGTTGTACAGACTACAGCGCAACAAAATTCGCCACTGTTGGCTTTCACGAAAGCCTTTTTACGGAGCTACGGGTAAGTCTTTATACGTATAAGTTTTCGTTCAATCGTTAGTTTTCGTTCATTCGTTCGTTCTTTCTAGAAGCTTCTCTTTCTATTCTATTGATATTGTTTCAAGGTAAATTCAGCTTTCAGTGCCTGTGAACTATTTGTTTCGACAACCTGAAACTTGTAGCTTGtacagataattaattaagaaatccTATGAAGGTGATGGGTGACTCAGTgttgaaacaatttaaaaaaaaatgttttaatacatagGAAATTTTGTATTCGTAGCTCAATATGAGTAAAATTGAATGTAATTTTACCGACATCAAAGGCTCATTTACCGTTTAACGCTTACTTACAAAATCTTTACGAGCCGtagaatgttttaaaaagtaacaTGTACGACTACTAGCTATTAGAATAATTGTAGTATGAAtgtaattgatataaattggGTACTACAGGCACATGGACACAGCTCAATCTATGCAACTCTGGTATGTCCTTACTACATAAATACTGGAATGTTTGATGGAGTAACACCGCGATTGATGCCTATGTTGGAACCGGACTATGTGGCGGAAACCATGATCGACTCAATTCGAAAGAATGAGGTCAACTGTATCATGCCAGGTTCTGTTAGGTATCTTTTACCTCTTAAATGGTgagttattaagttttttcatatttttaacaataaaaataattttcataaaaaaaagaaacgaaGAGTCTCTTGCTCagtcttttttatttgtgaattggcagtaaatataaatttattattgtataaggAGGCAAAAGTATTCTTGTTCATTATAATTCGATTAACGAATTTTACGACTTCGGGAAACTATTACGTACGAAACTATAATTTGCTTATTACTATGTAGCGACACCTACTTTTAGGGCACAATCACTGCGAAAGGAAATGCTAACGTTGTTATACCGGCCGCTAGGATAGGATaggatatatgtatatatatattctcagCCCTAGCAACGGATCAGCAAAgccataaaaaaatagctaCTGGGAATCGCCTAGTCAATTCGACTGGTCGAGAAACCGGTCACCATCCTTCctcaacaaatatattatgtggttctaattagtaatatttttgtattgcagGCCAATTCTTTctccaatttaatatttgtcttGAATACTCATGTGAGAAATAGTAAGAAAATGTGTAAATGTACTTTTTCAGTCTACTGCCTGCGAAAATGTGCTGGGACTTGATGCATCGTGTGATGAAAGGCCCTCAATCGATGATGGAGTTGAAGAAGAAACCCCAAGCCGTCTAATACaagtgtttatattttgtaaatagcacaaacaaattaaaattttataggataaattattaaagttatttatttttttactattgatTTCTTATTTAAGACTTCCAGTTAtactaaaaaatgtttaaatgtaacataTAACAGACAAGATCTATGTCATCCATGATTAGTAGATATCGCGATTGGGGCCTAGCCTTTTATAACGGGCTATAACCAAAATCACTCATCGTAGATTTGATTTCATCTAAGTATGTAATGCTTTAAATCAAAACAGTAACACAATCTTCTTTTCCTGATTGTGCCATTCTTGCGAAgggctatttaaatattgaatgccGCGCTTCTAAACAATGACTTGGTGCTTTGACCAAACCATTGTCTCAAGTTTTGTCTGCGTCTGCTAGTCTGCGGCCAGGTCTCTTTCTGTCACCTTGTGTAACACAATACAATAGAAATTCctctatacaaaaaaatcataaagtcACCTGCaacttttttcttatttcgTTTGTATCAAATCATGCCGAGTAGTTTTCTCACTCGAACTTCTTCTTATTCATAATGAACATTCCCAAAAcctatacttaataatttcgcatttataatattagtaagaaTATGTAatacgtaattatttaatttaaaaaagattcaatgaaatttcaaattaaacagcgcaaatgtgtattttattgaaaataaattatatttgcctGTTACGTATCAATAAATAGATAACACAAATCAAGTAATATCAACAATGTTTAAGGcgaaaaaaaaagttcttgAAATTTTTGATAGCCTGAATAATACAATCAGTTGAAAAAATTatcgaaataatttttagaatcGAAATagtcgttattatatattaaataatagtgtggtatttaatataaataaaaacaaaaattataattggaacataatttattaaaccaaaaaaaaatagtatcacatttaaaataaatcatagaaGTAGTCCAATCCCTGGCCTAGTTCCCATATAGCAACTCCAGTACCCAACTCCCTAGCGAGGTCTAATCGTTTCTGTATCGAGTATAACGTTgggaaaaatacttttttcgcTCCTTGCAATgtcctaaaaattaaaatttattattaaaatatacgctTATGATGAGAAACCCCCCCTGGTTTGTGGGTTCAAACTCTCTTCAACTTCccttataaaacttttttgtttggCAACTTTACCTTATCTCAATATAATTCTCAGCTGTATTGTTATTGTATGTAAgcatttgattatttttggcATTTTTCAATAACTCTATATATTCTGTGCCAACAATAGGACCTCCTCCATTAGCGGTATACGAATTTCCATAAAAGTTTAAACcaagtaatatttttgatcGTTTGGAGGGATTGTCTTCATTCTCTATTAATTTCTCTAAACACAGTCTTATCCAGTATAAGGGTGCATTTGGTCCtgcaatttttatgaaattattcacatttcaatcaattaaaagtgttcataataaaaaaaaaattaagcttaAATAAGGTAATAATATGCAGAAAGAAAGTTGTTACAAGttcttttatctaaaatataagaGAATTTTGGTAAACTTAATTGCTacaaaagctttaaaaatatatacaaaataaaataaagtttttgttaaataaattaccagcaaaacaCCGTATTTCAAAAAGCAACAAAATTGTCTATTATATGTAGTATTTTCATTATCATCagtctataaataaactttaaaaaaacagacaTGTTTATGGTAATGGTAATAGTATCAAGAGTAagctaaataatattcttcttTGCTTCCatcaagttatttttatctatagtactattttttttcaagttaCAAATTTTTGTTATGGTACATACCTGGTTTTTGAGTACTTGAGAAATCATAAGTCATCACAGAAATAGCTTCAACATATGgataaatatcattatatgCTTTAACAAAGAACTCATCAGTTGGGTAGCCTCGGAATGGAGGGTAGACTAGAATCAGTTTTAAATCATCTTCACTCATTTCTAATCctataaaataagtaagttGTTATGagtataataaagtaaaaaaatcctttgtacttttaaaaaataaattaatcacatTGGTCTTGTTtgttaatagaaattatttttttatgttaatagaCTATACTATAGggtcaattataaatttatgtcaATTTTACACTTTAACATGTCAATAGACCATGACTAAACAAAGATTAAGTGTTAATTCTATTCAACCATATCTCACCAAACTGCTGGATAAATTTGACAGATTTCTCTACATACTTTCCAATCTGTGAAAGCATTTCTAACACTATACCATCAAAATTCCACTGTTTGCATGTTTTCTTCACTTCTTCAATCAGAGCTTTCTGTTCTGATAGTGAGGATGGCTCTTTGAAGAATGCCTTTAGATCTGACGGCTGCCAATTTTCAAAAAGCAGTCTTGGTAGAACTggaaaaataagtattgttgagattaagaaagtaaaattttatgctttaaatttaaaataatttttgagtaaaaataaaactaattcaaCACATTCAAaagcaaatttattacatcatGTTTACAACTGTTACTTAGAAATATCAGTTAGACTGCAAAATAATGGCAAAGAATTCATAATCCAGATATTATATATCCAGATAGTATAAAATTGTGCAATAAACCCTTGCTTCCTCTTTAATGTATCAAaaccaatataaaaatctgaaGCAACAAATGTTTATAGcagtaatgtataaaatgcTTACTTCTAACATTACTTGGTGTTCCTTTTTGCTTGACTACTTTCATCCAGGCATGATCAACATCATGTAACccagaaattatatatatgttaggACTCTGTCGTTTCACTTGTAGCCATACAggtgatatataattaaacttaggTGCCCATGCTTTAGCCACATCATAACCCTTGTTGTTCCACTGTAAAGACAAAATTTGTAAGGtaacttattatatagtaaCATCAAATTAACAAAGTACAATTGTCTTAAGATGCTCTATGTGTACCAATTTAGTATACAATTTTgagatattataatgaaaaaaatattttgccacATCACAAGGTATAGGTGTCTAACATATTTCTTACTCCTTGAACTATACTTCTTAGGATATAACAGTAGGCATTAAACATTCGCTGCAGCACCAATTTTCAGTGTTTTCTCAGCGACACCCCACTCATAAGGTTGAAATCAGTcggttataattaaaaaaataattcaaaatcacCTACCGGTGTTACAAATCCTAAGACTGAATTCAAGAAGTTACGTGTTGTGATACTTTGGTGAAAAGTAGcgtgatattttataatatccttAGCATATGGTGTTTCCACAACTAATTTCCTGTCCaagacattattttttcttggGCCATCTTGAGGTTTAACCCCTTTTTGGGACTTTTTATCAGCTGGTGGTGATAAAGTAGCAAAACACACACTTAACATAACCAGAACTTGTATGATTGTTGATAggcatttcattttaatgcAATGACAACTCGCACAAACTAGTATGATGGATAACAGATAGATAACTTAATAACTATTAgattatttgttaatgtacaatgttgttatttatattatcaccgGCAAAAAAATAGCCGGTCGCCGGAAATACAACTCATAGTTCACAGAACACACAGCAAAAATTCGGATATAGCAAATGAAAGTAAAGATTCTAGATCACAGAGTACCAAAACCTTGTAGAgctaaaatgtgttttaaatggaaatttcattaagtatttaaataaataaataataaatattgttaccattaaattattaccctcaaaataaaaaaccaaaatgtatacatattaacaaattatcaacAAAATGTTTGATCCATAAGAAATAACATATTGAAGATAATATCCAAATATGATGCATATGACCCACTTTTcggcatttaaaattttctagtGAATTTTCGGGATTTTAGTATTAGGTAAGTCcatgaagaaataaaataccatattgaattctaaaattaatgtatacttTGTAAATACGATCAAGTGCAATAAATTGAGTTATATGCCTAGGTAGGTTAAAAGTGCAAGCTTATAAGCTATAAAGCTAAGTCTAAGCGCTATGTTTTTATTCCCGTAaagtattagatttttatatacggAAGTCCACACCTAAGTCTCGATTCTGAATAAGTATTATGATGTACATCGACTGCGCGAACCAAACAGAGGGGGAAAGTTCAGAGTGATTATTTATCtgactttataatttaaaaaaaaacacagtcctattagaaaaaaatcctGTGCGATTCTCcgaattatcatattattatttataacaattttaaacattctCCAATTTGATTTGATAGAAAGTTAGTGGTAACTGGTAAGTTGCTGTCCATGATTCAGTATTACAAGAGAAGCTGTGCCAACAACATGGCTTGtcggctttcccgattctattttagtttagccctaacatttatatttataggtaactaatataaaaaatgtgttttgttATTACAGTGAACGGTGAAcgtgatatatatttttatttctagggACTCAGGGAAAACATGTGCATAAAAGGAGTTTTCAGGATATTAAATGCCATGAAAATGGAAGGTTTTACAGGTAAGTgtgtgtttattgttttttttttaatttaacatcttaAATTTCACAACAACTACTACAAGAACATAGCTtagatgttttttaataataagtgataataaaatataatacatattagcTAAACAAAC is part of the Pieris rapae chromosome 21, ilPieRapa1.1, whole genome shotgun sequence genome and encodes:
- the LOC110999193 gene encoding short-chain dehydrogenase/reductase family 16C member 6, producing the protein MLEDRKMKAQSQVSSIFDIAKDTVLFLVLSCYYILESLFWTLVPNAFRPMKSLKGDIVLVTGGGGGVGRRLAIRLARLGAKVVIWDVNEDALNKTCSAVRDEGYEAKSYVVDLADRGAVYKSAQKVKREVGKVDVLINNAGVVFGETLLELNDTAIERTYKVNILSHYWTVKAFLPDMIENGKGHIVTVGSVAGLLGTYRCTDYSATKFATVGFHESLFTELRAHGHSSIYATLVCPYYINTGMFDGVTPRLMPMLEPDYVAETMIDSIRKNEVNCIMPGSVRYLLPLKCLLPAKMCWDLMHRVMKGPQSMMELKKKPQAV
- the LOC110999187 gene encoding chitinase domain-containing protein 1, which encodes MKCLSTIIQVLVMLSVCFATLSPPADKKSQKGVKPQDGPRKNNVLDRKLVVETPYAKDIIKYHATFHQSITTRNFLNSVLGFVTPWNNKGYDVAKAWAPKFNYISPVWLQVKRQSPNIYIISGLHDVDHAWMKVVKQKGTPSNVRILPRLLFENWQPSDLKAFFKEPSSLSEQKALIEEVKKTCKQWNFDGIVLEMLSQIGKYVEKSVKFIQQFGLEMSEDDLKLILVYPPFRGYPTDEFFVKAYNDIYPYVEAISVMTYDFSSTQKPGPNAPLYWIRLCLEKLIENEDNPSKRSKILLGLNFYGNSYTANGGGPIVGTEYIELLKNAKNNQMLTYNNNTAENYIEIRTLQGAKKVFFPTLYSIQKRLDLARELGTGVAIWELGQGLDYFYDLF